Proteins from a genomic interval of Trichoderma breve strain T069 chromosome 2, whole genome shotgun sequence:
- a CDS encoding cupin domain-containing protein, whose product MSSLLPIITEILPMILPSTTEVTHADQLKPMLDNEGRSIRDSAIVGKCDKMCASVLRIPPNSWSPIHHNSEQDAIINVVSGTGTLVVKEGFKGELRHHELHPGDFAFVPAWTEHQARNDSDQDLVWVITQSGPRPVGAILTDWGGQEIKTIE is encoded by the exons ATGTCGTCGCTACTCCCCATCATCACAGAGATCCTGCCCATGATACTGCCTTCTACCACTGAGGTGACCCATGCGGACCAGCTCAAACCCATGCTGGATAATGAAGGACGCTCCATCCGAGATTCCGCCATTGTCGGTAAGTGTGACAAGATGTGTGCTTCGG TCCTTCGCATACCCCCCAACTCTTGGTCCCCAATTCACCACAATAGCGAGCAAG acgccatcatcaacgtggTGTCCGGTACCGGGACACTCGTCGTGAAGGAGGGCTTTAAGGGCGAATTGCGACATCACGAGCTTCACCCGGGAGACTTTGCATTCGTCCCGGCTTGGACGGAGCACCAGGCCCGGAATGATTCAGACCAGGATCTTGTTTGGGTCATCACTCAAAGCGGCCCCCGTCCGGTTGGAGCCATCTTGACTGATTGGGGGGGTCAGGAGATCAAGACTATTGAGTGA
- a CDS encoding alpha/beta hydrolase fold domain-containing protein, translating to MISNSVRGRLLIRLFIVVFRYTPFIYTTALAAVYYWYGWEQTRQTNAAQILWGLILAEILFFCFIYLPYMHQLNRKAVHPTPLTSEERWALFNQCLANVQSMEVYLRWWFLGAELKDICRDNLRDFLLWGFFDQAGEDVESNGGHSEADARDLDSFITKIEERLGHPLHDGRGTAKCIRLTLDDVEVTYRSLTWYLVIYLVDQAAHLALSWNGFKFYGRGPVAALATFPPRPQEIFTSRRSRAPQLSYWYRPHASKDCNPVVFFHGIGVGLWTYVDFLANIHAAKDVGGGQGIGVIAVEILPVSFRLTSPPLGKAEFLRQMTKILEHHQWDKFTVTAHSYGSVQTTHMLHSQSLGHMITSVVLIDPVTVMLHLPDVAYNFTRRKPREANEWLLWYFASTDPGVARCLGRHFFWRENIIWKEDFRNADPRDRRKVAVCLAGRDILVNTSSVAQYLTDLGVAGISSQAQGANQAAEVEVLMFPNLDHAQIFDTPADCQKVIRLIRSYCSAGLAEYTSI from the coding sequence ATGATAAGCAACAGTGTGAGAGGCCGGCTTCTCATccgcctcttcatcgtcgtcttccgATATACGCCGTTCATTTACACCACCGCCTTAGCGGCCGTATACTACTGGTACGGCTGGGAACAAACGCGCCAGACAAATGCAGCTCAAATCCTATGGGGTCTGATATTGGCCGAgatcttgttcttctgcttcatctaCCTTCCGTATATGCACCAGCTGAACCGCAAAGCTGTGCACCCTACACCCCTGACCTCGGAGGAAAGATGGGCTCTCTTCAACCAATGCCTGGCAAATGTCCAGTCCATGGAGGTGTACCTGCGATGGTGGTTCCTCGGAGCTGAGTTAAAGGATATCTGCCGAGACAACCTGCGCGATTTCCTCCTCTGGGGTTTCTTCGACCAGGCGGGGGAAGACGTCGAAAGCAACGGCGGCCACTCCGAAGCTGATGCGCGAGATTTGGATAGCTTCATCACAAAGATTGAAGAGAGACTGGGACACCCTCTCCACGATGGCCGAGGTACGGCCAAGTGCATACGACTGACTTTGGATGACGTCGAGGTAACATATAGATCACTCACATGGTACTTGGTCATATATCTTGTGGATCAGGCCGCACACTTGGCCCTTTCATggaatggcttcaagttCTATGGCAGAGGACCCGTCGCAGCTCTTGCAACGTTCCCACCGCGCCCGCAGGAGATATTCACCAGCCGGCGGTCGCGTGCTCCGCAGCTGAGCTACTGGTACCGGCCTCATGCATCCAAGGACTGCAACCCCGTTGTATTCTTCCACGGCATTGGAGTTGGGCTCTGGACATATGTTGACTTCCTTGCAAACATACATGCAGCTAAAGATGTTGGTGGTGGGCAGGGTATTGGGGTCATTGCTGTGGAGATTCTTCCCGTATCCTTTCGACTGACTTCCCCGCCTCTGGGTAAGGCCGAGTTTCTGCGTCAAATGACCAAGATATTGGAACATCACCAGTGGGACAAGTTCACGGTCACGGCACACTCATATGGATCGGTGCAAACCACCCATATGCTCCACTCGCAGAGTCTCGGGCATATGATCACGTCCGTCGTGCTAATCGATCCGGTAACGGTGATGCTCCATCTCCCCGATGTCGCCTACAACTTCACTCGCAGAAAGCCCCGGGAAGCCAACGAGTGGCTGCTATGGTATTTCGCCAGCACAGATCCAGGCGTGGCACGCTGTCTAGGCCGTCACTTCTTCTGGCGGGAGAACATCATATGGAAGGAAGACTTTAGAAATGCTGACCCGAGGGATCGTCGGAAGGTGGCCGTCTGTTTGGCTGGCAGGGACATACTCGTCAACACCTCTAGTGTTGCGCAATACTTGACTGATCTTGGAGTGGCGGGAATAAGCAGCCAAGCTCAAGGTGCTAATCAGGCAGCCGAGGTGGAGGTGCTCATGTTCCCCAATTTAGATCATGCGCAGATATTCGACACCCCAGCAGACTGTCAAAAGGTAATCCGGCTTATCAGATCATATTGCAGTGCAGGATTAGCGGAATATACCAGTATATAG